A single Asterias rubens chromosome 13, eAstRub1.3, whole genome shotgun sequence DNA region contains:
- the LOC117298991 gene encoding uncharacterized protein LOC117298991 isoform X1 produces MICLMLECFLEFLDVFKTAMLLCFPSWCLWHLSCFLWKRSMRPLLYRILSSDLFFRCTVIYHEYCRWPVTYPPSSHMTVEETKTFCQQGYLSQVIKIPGFLKTLILKKYGYFKNLLFGDRNEIEQRSQANSREKRSRANSRRKRSRAKPREKRSRANEVEQRSGANEVEQRSGANEVEQRSGANEVEQRSGANPREQRSRANSRRKRSRAKLREKRSGANEVEQRSGANEVEQRSGANEVEQRSGAKEVEQRSGANVVEQRSRANEVEQRSRAKEVEQRSGANEVEQRSGANVVEQRSRANEVEQRSRAKEVEQRSGANEVEQRSRANEVEQRSGANEVEQRSGANEVEQRSGAIEVETRSGANEVEQRSGANEVEQRSGANEVEQRSRANPREQRCRANKAEQRSQLNQWEQKSRSNQWEQKSRSNQWEQKIRSNEIEQITFQYLLNQPTRAALDTLTYRQGYPGKEDNIYLCENWLFYSNNKCGRNGMSIDQVHHVWYGDYSLLETCHDFIQWLFPIRELSMYNHRAQELQLHEAKSIMENPAASQRVLKSYHMMLDFWGMSLEDEKTGVIVRGDNWEERFRNLNRSSHNYLRITRMLKSLGELGFEHLKFPFLSFILCEVLLEKTLANASESCRHYWIYLLRDEEESGKIRKTALEYLG; encoded by the exons ATGATTTGCCTAATGTTGGAGTGTTTTTTAGAGTTTTTAGACGTTTTCAAAACAGCCATGCTATTGTGCTTTCCTTCATGGTGTCTATGGCACCTGTCATGTTTTCTTTGGAAGCGTTCAATGAGGCCATTGCTCTATCGGATCTTGAGCTCGGATCTGTTCTTCAGGTGTACCGTGATATATCATGAATACTGCCGTTGGCCCGTCACGTACCCACCTTCATCACACATGACTGTGGAAGAAACTAAGACGTTCTGTCAACAAGGTTATCTG AGCCAGGTCATAAAGATACCTGGATTCCTCAAAACACTGATCTTGAAGAAGTATGGGTACTTCAAGAATCTGCTATTTGGAGACAGGAATGAAATTGAGCAGAGAAGTCAAGCAAATTCACGGGAGAAGAGAAGTCGAGCAAATTCACGGCGGAAGAGAAGTCGAGCAAAACCACGGGAGAAGAGAAGTCGAGCAAATGAAGTTGAGCAGAGAAGTGGAGCAAATGAAGTGGAGCAGAGAAGTGGAGCAAATGAAGTGGAGCAGAGAAGTGGAGCAAATGAAGTGGAGCAGAGAAGTGGAGCAAATCCACGGGAGCAGAGAAGTCGAGCAAATTCACGGCGGAAGAGAAGTCGAGCAAAACTACGGGAGAAGAGAAGTGGAGCAAATGAAGTTGAGCAGAGAAGTGGAGCAAATGAAGTGGAGCAGAGAAGTGGAGCAAATGAAGTGGAGCAGAGAAGTGGAGCAAAAGAAGTTGAGCAGAGAAGTGGAGCAAATGTAGTTGAGCAGAGAAGTCGAGCAAATGAAGTGGAGCAGAGAAGTCGAGCAAAAGAAGTTGAACAGAGAAGTGGAGCAAATGAAGTGGAGCAGAGAAGTGGAGCAAATGTAGTTGAGCAGAGAAGTCGAGCAAATGAAGTGGAGCAGAGAAGTCGAGCAAAAGAAGTTGAGCAGAGAAGTGGAGCAAATGAAGTGGAGCAGAGAAGTCGAGCAAATGAAGTTGAGCAGAGAAGTGGAGCAAATGAAGTTGAGCAGAGAAGTGGAGCAAATGAAGTGGAGCAGAGAAGTGGAGCAATTGAAGTGGAGACGAGAAGTGGAGCAAATGAAGTTGAGCAGAGAAGTGGAGCAAATGAAGTGGAGCAGAGAAGTGGAGCAAATGAAGTGGAGCAGAGAAGTCGAGCAAATCCACGGGAGCAGAGATGTCGGGCAAATAAAGCGGAGCAGAGAAGTCAATTAAATCAATGGGAACAGAAAAGTCGATCAAATCAATGGGAGCAGAAAAGTCGATCAAATCAATGGGAGCAGAAAATTCGATCAAATGAAATCGAGCAGATAACATTCCAGTACCTACTGAACCAGCCAACTAGGGCAGCACTAGACACTCTGACGTACCGTCAAGGCTATCCG ggaAAGGAAGACAACATATATCTTTGTGAGAATTGGCTATTCTATAGCAACAACAAATGTGGGCGTAATG GTATGTCTATCGATCAGGTTCATCACGTCTGGTATGGAGACTACAGTTTGCTTGAGACTTGCCATGACTTCATTCAGTG gtTGTTTCCAATTCGGGAATTATCGATGTACAATCATCGGGCTCAAGAGCTTCAACTTCACGAGGCAAAG AGTATTATGGAGAACCCTGCTGCTAGTCAACGAGTCTTGAAGTCATACCacatgatgcttgatttctgggGCATGAGTCTTGAGGATGAGAAGACTGGGGTTATTGTACGAGGAGACAACTGGGAAGAAAGGTTTAGAAATCTCAATAG ATCTTCACACAACTATTTGAGGATAACTCGTATGCTGAAGTCTCTAGGAGAGCTTGGTTTTGAGCATCTGAAGTTCCCATTCTTGAGTTTCATCCTGTGTGAAGTCTTATTAGAAAAGACCTTGGCCAATGCCTCGGAAAGCTGCCGCCATTATTGGATCTACTTACTTCGAGATGAAGAAGAGAGTGGAAAGATAAGAAAAACTGCTCTGGAGTACCTTGGTTGA
- the LOC117298991 gene encoding uncharacterized protein LOC117298991 isoform X2 has product MICLMLECFLEFLDVFKTAMLLCFPSWCLWHLSCFLWKRSMRPLLYRILSSDLFFRCTVIYHEYCRWPVTYPPSSHMTVEETKTFCQQGYLSQVIKIPGFLKTLILKKYGYFKNLLFGDRNEIEQRSQANSREKRSRANSRRKRSRAKPREKRSRANEVEQRSGANEVEQRSGANEVEQRSGANEVEQRSGANEVEQRSGANEVEQRSGANEVEQRSGAKEVEQRSGANVVEQRSRANEVEQRSRAKEVEQRSGANEVEQRSGANVVEQRSRANEVEQRSRAKEVEQRSGANEVEQRSRANEVEQRSGANEVEQRSGANEVEQRSGAIEVETRSGANEVEQRSGANEVEQRSGANEVEQRSRANPREQRCRANKAEQRSQLNQWEQKSRSNQWEQKSRSNQWEQKIRSNEIEQITFQYLLNQPTRAALDTLTYRQGYPGKEDNIYLCENWLFYSNNKCGRNGMSIDQVHHVWYGDYSLLETCHDFIQWLFPIRELSMYNHRAQELQLHEAKSIMENPAASQRVLKSYHMMLDFWGMSLEDEKTGVIVRGDNWEERFRNLNRSSHNYLRITRMLKSLGELGFEHLKFPFLSFILCEVLLEKTLANASESCRHYWIYLLRDEEESGKIRKTALEYLG; this is encoded by the exons ATGATTTGCCTAATGTTGGAGTGTTTTTTAGAGTTTTTAGACGTTTTCAAAACAGCCATGCTATTGTGCTTTCCTTCATGGTGTCTATGGCACCTGTCATGTTTTCTTTGGAAGCGTTCAATGAGGCCATTGCTCTATCGGATCTTGAGCTCGGATCTGTTCTTCAGGTGTACCGTGATATATCATGAATACTGCCGTTGGCCCGTCACGTACCCACCTTCATCACACATGACTGTGGAAGAAACTAAGACGTTCTGTCAACAAGGTTATCTG AGCCAGGTCATAAAGATACCTGGATTCCTCAAAACACTGATCTTGAAGAAGTATGGGTACTTCAAGAATCTGCTATTTGGAGACAGGAATGAAATTGAGCAGAGAAGTCAAGCAAATTCACGGGAGAAGAGAAGTCGAGCAAATTCACGGCGGAAGAGAAGTCGAGCAAAACCACGGGAGAAGAGAAGTCGAGCAAATGAAGTTGAGCAGAGAAGTGGAGCAAATGAAGTGGAGCAGAGAAGTGGAGCAAATGAAGTGGAGCAGAGAAGTGGAGCAAATGAAGTGGAGCAGAGAAGTGGAGCAA ATGAAGTTGAGCAGAGAAGTGGAGCAAATGAAGTGGAGCAGAGAAGTGGAGCAAATGAAGTGGAGCAGAGAAGTGGAGCAAAAGAAGTTGAGCAGAGAAGTGGAGCAAATGTAGTTGAGCAGAGAAGTCGAGCAAATGAAGTGGAGCAGAGAAGTCGAGCAAAAGAAGTTGAACAGAGAAGTGGAGCAAATGAAGTGGAGCAGAGAAGTGGAGCAAATGTAGTTGAGCAGAGAAGTCGAGCAAATGAAGTGGAGCAGAGAAGTCGAGCAAAAGAAGTTGAGCAGAGAAGTGGAGCAAATGAAGTGGAGCAGAGAAGTCGAGCAAATGAAGTTGAGCAGAGAAGTGGAGCAAATGAAGTTGAGCAGAGAAGTGGAGCAAATGAAGTGGAGCAGAGAAGTGGAGCAATTGAAGTGGAGACGAGAAGTGGAGCAAATGAAGTTGAGCAGAGAAGTGGAGCAAATGAAGTGGAGCAGAGAAGTGGAGCAAATGAAGTGGAGCAGAGAAGTCGAGCAAATCCACGGGAGCAGAGATGTCGGGCAAATAAAGCGGAGCAGAGAAGTCAATTAAATCAATGGGAACAGAAAAGTCGATCAAATCAATGGGAGCAGAAAAGTCGATCAAATCAATGGGAGCAGAAAATTCGATCAAATGAAATCGAGCAGATAACATTCCAGTACCTACTGAACCAGCCAACTAGGGCAGCACTAGACACTCTGACGTACCGTCAAGGCTATCCG ggaAAGGAAGACAACATATATCTTTGTGAGAATTGGCTATTCTATAGCAACAACAAATGTGGGCGTAATG GTATGTCTATCGATCAGGTTCATCACGTCTGGTATGGAGACTACAGTTTGCTTGAGACTTGCCATGACTTCATTCAGTG gtTGTTTCCAATTCGGGAATTATCGATGTACAATCATCGGGCTCAAGAGCTTCAACTTCACGAGGCAAAG AGTATTATGGAGAACCCTGCTGCTAGTCAACGAGTCTTGAAGTCATACCacatgatgcttgatttctgggGCATGAGTCTTGAGGATGAGAAGACTGGGGTTATTGTACGAGGAGACAACTGGGAAGAAAGGTTTAGAAATCTCAATAG ATCTTCACACAACTATTTGAGGATAACTCGTATGCTGAAGTCTCTAGGAGAGCTTGGTTTTGAGCATCTGAAGTTCCCATTCTTGAGTTTCATCCTGTGTGAAGTCTTATTAGAAAAGACCTTGGCCAATGCCTCGGAAAGCTGCCGCCATTATTGGATCTACTTACTTCGAGATGAAGAAGAGAGTGGAAAGATAAGAAAAACTGCTCTGGAGTACCTTGGTTGA